In a genomic window of Myotis daubentonii chromosome X, mMyoDau2.1, whole genome shotgun sequence:
- the AP1S2 gene encoding AP-1 complex subunit sigma-2 isoform X3, with the protein MQFMLLFSRQGKLRLQKWYVPLSDKEKKKITRELVQTVLARKPKMCSFLEWRDLKIVYKRYASLYFCCAIEDQDNELITLEIIHRYVELLDKYFGSVCELDIIFNFEKAYFILDEFLLGGEVQETSKKNVLKAIEQADLLQESQNEEWGGLSEDIL; encoded by the exons ATGCAGTTTATGTTGCTTTTTAGTCGTCAGGGAAAGCTTCGGCTGCAGAAATGGTATGTCCCACTATcagacaaagagaagaaaaagatcaCAAGAGAACTTGTTCAAACCGTTTTAGCACGGAAGCCTAAAATGTGCAGCTTTCTTGAGTGGCGAGATCTGAAGATTGTTTACaagag ATACGCTAGTCTGTATTTTTGCTGTGCTATTGAGGATCAGGACAATGAGCTAATTACCCTGGAAATAATTCATCGTTACGTGGAATTACTTGACAAGTATTTTGGCAGT gtgTGTGAGCTTGATATCATCTTTAATTTCGAGaaggcttattttattttggatgaGTTTCTTTTGGGAGGGGAAGTTCAGGAAACATCTAAGAAAAATGTCCTTAAGGCAATCGAGCAGGCCGATCTGCTGCAGGAG AGCCAGAATGAAGAATGGGGAGGTTTGTCTGAGGATATCTTATGA
- the AP1S2 gene encoding AP-1 complex subunit sigma-2 isoform X4, whose protein sequence is MQFMLLFSRQGKLRLQKWYVPLSDKEKKKITRELVQTVLARKPKMCSFLEWRDLKIVYKRYASLYFCCAIEDQDNELITLEIIHRYVELLDKYFGSVCELDIIFNFEKAYFILDEFLLGGEVQETSKKNVLKAIEQADLLQEPRHEYFNVPVY, encoded by the exons ATGCAGTTTATGTTGCTTTTTAGTCGTCAGGGAAAGCTTCGGCTGCAGAAATGGTATGTCCCACTATcagacaaagagaagaaaaagatcaCAAGAGAACTTGTTCAAACCGTTTTAGCACGGAAGCCTAAAATGTGCAGCTTTCTTGAGTGGCGAGATCTGAAGATTGTTTACaagag ATACGCTAGTCTGTATTTTTGCTGTGCTATTGAGGATCAGGACAATGAGCTAATTACCCTGGAAATAATTCATCGTTACGTGGAATTACTTGACAAGTATTTTGGCAGT gtgTGTGAGCTTGATATCATCTTTAATTTCGAGaaggcttattttattttggatgaGTTTCTTTTGGGAGGGGAAGTTCAGGAAACATCTAAGAAAAATGTCCTTAAGGCAATCGAGCAGGCCGATCTGCTGCAGGAG
- the AP1S2 gene encoding AP-1 complex subunit sigma-2 isoform X2, whose product MQFMLLFSRQGKLRLQKWYVPLSDKEKKKITRELVQTVLARKPKMCSFLEWRDLKIVYKRYASLYFCCAIEDQDNELITLEIIHRYVELLDKYFGSVCELDIIFNFEKAYFILDEFLLGGEVQETSKKNVLKAIEQADLLQEEAETPRSVLEEIGLT is encoded by the exons ATGCAGTTTATGTTGCTTTTTAGTCGTCAGGGAAAGCTTCGGCTGCAGAAATGGTATGTCCCACTATcagacaaagagaagaaaaagatcaCAAGAGAACTTGTTCAAACCGTTTTAGCACGGAAGCCTAAAATGTGCAGCTTTCTTGAGTGGCGAGATCTGAAGATTGTTTACaagag ATACGCTAGTCTGTATTTTTGCTGTGCTATTGAGGATCAGGACAATGAGCTAATTACCCTGGAAATAATTCATCGTTACGTGGAATTACTTGACAAGTATTTTGGCAGT gtgTGTGAGCTTGATATCATCTTTAATTTCGAGaaggcttattttattttggatgaGTTTCTTTTGGGAGGGGAAGTTCAGGAAACATCTAAGAAAAATGTCCTTAAGGCAATCGAGCAGGCCGATCTGCTGCAGGAG
- the AP1S2 gene encoding AP-1 complex subunit sigma-2 isoform X5, giving the protein MQFMLLFSRQGKLRLQKWYVPLSDKEKKKITRELVQTVLARKPKMCSFLEWRDLKIVYKRYASLYFCCAIEDQDNELITLEIIHRYVELLDKYFGSVCELDIIFNFEKAYFILDEFLLGGEVQETSKKNVLKAIEQADLLQEKTD; this is encoded by the exons ATGCAGTTTATGTTGCTTTTTAGTCGTCAGGGAAAGCTTCGGCTGCAGAAATGGTATGTCCCACTATcagacaaagagaagaaaaagatcaCAAGAGAACTTGTTCAAACCGTTTTAGCACGGAAGCCTAAAATGTGCAGCTTTCTTGAGTGGCGAGATCTGAAGATTGTTTACaagag ATACGCTAGTCTGTATTTTTGCTGTGCTATTGAGGATCAGGACAATGAGCTAATTACCCTGGAAATAATTCATCGTTACGTGGAATTACTTGACAAGTATTTTGGCAGT gtgTGTGAGCTTGATATCATCTTTAATTTCGAGaaggcttattttattttggatgaGTTTCTTTTGGGAGGGGAAGTTCAGGAAACATCTAAGAAAAATGTCCTTAAGGCAATCGAGCAGGCCGATCTGCTGCAGGAG